A window of the Gossypium hirsutum isolate 1008001.06 chromosome A03, Gossypium_hirsutum_v2.1, whole genome shotgun sequence genome harbors these coding sequences:
- the LOC107886598 gene encoding probable serine/threonine-protein kinase PBL28 — protein MEEATSSFSDENLLGKGGFGRVYKGTLRSGEVVAIKKMELPPLKEAEGEREFRVEVDILSRLDHSNLVSLIGYCADGKHRFLVYEYMQKGNLQDHLNGISEKKIDWPSRLKVAIGAARGLSYLHSSSDGRIPIVHRDFKSTNVLLNTNFEAKISDFGLAKLMPEGQETDVTARVLGTFGYFDPEYTSTGKLTLKSDVYAFGVVLLELLTGRTAVDLNLVLQVRHILNDRKKLRKVIDPEMARSSYTIESIAMFANLASRCVRVESRHRPSMSECLKELQLIFCTNAKRLGQGF, from the exons ATGGAGGAGGCAACAAGCTCTTTCAGTGATGAGAATCTGCTTGGGAAAGGAGGATTTGGCCGAGTCTACAAGGGCACTCTACGATCAGGAGAG GTTGTTGCAATCAAGAAAATGGAGCTGCCACCACTCAAAGAAGCTGAAGGAGAACGTGAGTTCCGTGTAGAAGTTGATATCTTGAGCAGACTTGACCATTCAAATCTGGTTTCGTTGATAGGTTATTGTGCAGATGGAAAGCATCGGTTTCTAGTCTATGAATACATGCAAAAAGGGAACCTGCAAGATCACTTAAATG GTATTAGTGAGAAGAAAATTGATTGGCCTTCAAGGCTCAAAGTGGCAATTGGTGCAGCCAGAGGACTTTCTTATCTCCATTCTAGTTCTGATGGAAGAATTCCAATAGTTCACAGAGATTTCAAGTCCACAAATGTTCTTCTAAACACCAACTTCGAAGCAAAG ATATCTGACTTCGGACTAGCCAAACTGATGCCAGAGGGCCAGGAGACTGATGTGACTGCCAGAGTTCTTGGCACATTTGGCTATTTTGATCCCGAGTATACATCA ACAggaaaattaactttaaaaagtgATGTTTATGCATTTGGAGTGGTTCTTCTAGAGCTTTTGACGGGACGCACAGCTGTGGACTTAAACCTTGTACTCCAG GTTAGGCACATTCTGAATGACAGGAAGAAATTACGAAAGGTGATCGACCCAGAGATGGCTCGAAGTTCATACACCATTGAATCTATAGCTATGTTTGCAAACCTGGCATCACGCTGTGTCCGTGTTGAGAGCAGACACAGGCCCTCAATGTCAGAATGTCTGAAGGAACTCCAACTGATTTTCTGTACAAATGCAAAACGCCTAGGGCAAGGCTTTTAG